GCAGGCGCGCATAGGTGTTCTCGAAGACCAGTTGCTCAAGGGATCGCATTGGTCCACTGGATCATGTGGATCATGGGAGAGCATGACAGGAGAAAGCTATCACCCGTGAGCCTTGGACAACGTCACACCTCACGTCATCGAACCACGGGTGGAACTTCCCGGTCCATGACAAACACAAAGATCCGCTCGCTGATCGGCACGTTGATATCGGTAAACACCGAGAGAATCCGCGCCCCCGTAATGTCGCTCAACTGTTCGCACAGCTTGTCCCGCCCCTGTGCAAACAAATTCTCCCGCAGCCGCTTGACCATCTCGACTCCTTCAGGCGTTTTGGCCAACTGGCGTTCGGCCGGCGTCAAGACCCCCTTCAAGCGGACGACGACAAGATCACGCACAATAAAGGCACGGACCTCGTCCGGCCCCCGCCCCATGAACTCCTGTTCAAACTTGATGACGGCGTTTCGGATCGCGTTTTCCACGAGTCACCGGCGCAGGATTATAAGTCGAACGTTGGAGAGAAAAAAGGTTCTTTCGATGCCGGACACCTCCATCTTTCATGCAGCGCCTTTTAGTGCCTTCGAACTACCAGCGCACGATCTTGAGGCCTAATCCGCTGATTCGCGCTTGACGCCGCGTCATTTGGCCTATTATGCATCGCACAGGCTCGAGATACGGTCATCCCACCTCTCAGAAAAAACGGTCTTGGAGAAAACGTTGGATAGAAGGCATGATCGCGTATAAACACCAAGTTAAAATACCATAGGTTCAGTTACCCAAAGAACCTGGCAAACGATATGTCACGGACGCGTTGAAAGAGGTACCGCCGTCGTAGCCTTACCAAGAAGGACACATTCATGCTCGAACAATTCCTCGATAACTTCCTTCACAATCTTTTCAAGCCCTTGCTGCTTTTCTTCTATCTTGGTTTCTTGGTTCCATTGCTCAAGGTTCCTTTTGAGTTCCCCTATGCAATTTACAAGGGGCTCATTATCTACCTGCTGATCTCGATCGGATGGCACGGGGGCGAAGAATTGGCGTCTCTGTCCGCGGCGGACTTCGGGCGTGCCAGCGGGTTCATGATCGTGGGGTTTATAACCAATCTCGTAATCGGGATTGTTGCGTACGCTGCGCTTCGCCAGACAAACATTCGTCAAATCGACGCGGCGGCAGTTGCGGGCTATTACGGCTCCGACTCAGCCGGAACATTCGTCACTTGTCTGGGCGTCTTGACGGCCTCCAACATCGCTTACGCGGCGTACATGCCGGTCTTGCTCGCCGTCATGGAAATCCCCGGCTGTCTGGTCGCTCTTGCGCTTGTTGCCCGAATGCGGGAAACCGGTCTGATGGACGCGTTGGGAAACATGCCGGGGGAGCCCGGCTATGATCCTTCCGCAAAACGCATGGATTGGAACGGCCAGATCGACGAACTTGACGAACTCGATGAAACCAAAGGTTCCCGAGTGACAACATCCAGCCCCTCTCGTTCGGTGGAGATTTCAAAACCGAACGATACCGTCAAAGCCTCTGGGATCTTCAGCAAGGGAGTGCTCCACGAAGTTTTTCTGAATTCCGGTCTGTACTTGTTGTTCGGCGGTATCGTGATCGGCTTCGTGTCCGGCCTGCAAGGCACGAAGGTGACGGGCACCCATGATCAATTATTCGTACAGTTGTTCCCTGCGATCCTAAGCCTTTTCCTTATCGAGATGGGCATGACGGCCTGCAAGCGACTCCAAGACGTGCGGACGGCGGGCTGGAAATTCGTGATGTTCGGCCTGATCGCCCCTAATGTCTTCGCTGTCTTCGGCATTCTGATCGCGCACGGATACAGCGCGTTCCTGGGGCATCCATTTGAAATCGGCACGTACGCTCTTTTCGCCGTTCTCTGCGGATCGGCATCGTATATCGCCGTTCCCGCGATTCAGCGACTCGCCATTCCCGAGGCAAGCCCGACCCTGGGATTGGCAGCTTCTCTCGGTCTGACATTTTCCTACAATGTCACGATCGGCATTCCGCTCTACATCATGATCGCCACGGTCATTTCCACGGCAATACCGGTTCAGTAAGTTTGAAAGAAGAATGAAATGGAAAACCTTCAGGCATCGGAACATGCCGCAATCTTTTTGGCACTCGACGGCCACAAGGGGTTCGCCGAGTTATGGTTCGGCAATTCGTCGTTCTTCTGCGAATCCTCTTTCAGAGGCTCTGTGCTTTCAAAGAGGGCGACCACACAATTTGCATGAGTTTTGCCTTCATGCTGTGGGATAACCCAAAAGGGAGGCCGGACATCGCTGTGAATTTGTCATGGTTGAGGCAAAGAAGCCCAAATGTCGCTCGATACCGGCGTTGCGGACACCTGGCCGACTCACCAAGCCCTTTACGACAAACTTGCCCCATAGTAAACGCTCCTGCGACAATCCTGTCACAATTCATCAAGTTGCATGGTCTGGCAACAAGTCTGCTCTTTCTCCTCTTGGGTACTGCATCTCCCGCAATGGCCGTGCCTCCCAATATCGGCTGGTCCGTCACAAGCGGGGGGTCGTTGTTCTATACCGATGATGTCGCTCTCTTTTCGGCCACCCGACGATCAAGCCTGGATGGTGATCCCTCACAGCCTGTCTTGGACGTCTCTCGGACCGGCATCGGCAAAGACATGGTCTTCGAG
This sequence is a window from Candidatus Nitrospira inopinata. Protein-coding genes within it:
- a CDS encoding DUF2294 domain-containing protein; this translates as MENAIRNAVIKFEQEFMGRGPDEVRAFIVRDLVVVRLKGVLTPAERQLAKTPEGVEMVKRLRENLFAQGRDKLCEQLSDITGARILSVFTDINVPISERIFVFVMDREVPPVVR
- a CDS encoding sodium-dependent bicarbonate transport family permease; the encoded protein is MLEQFLDNFLHNLFKPLLLFFYLGFLVPLLKVPFEFPYAIYKGLIIYLLISIGWHGGEELASLSAADFGRASGFMIVGFITNLVIGIVAYAALRQTNIRQIDAAAVAGYYGSDSAGTFVTCLGVLTASNIAYAAYMPVLLAVMEIPGCLVALALVARMRETGLMDALGNMPGEPGYDPSAKRMDWNGQIDELDELDETKGSRVTTSSPSRSVEISKPNDTVKASGIFSKGVLHEVFLNSGLYLLFGGIVIGFVSGLQGTKVTGTHDQLFVQLFPAILSLFLIEMGMTACKRLQDVRTAGWKFVMFGLIAPNVFAVFGILIAHGYSAFLGHPFEIGTYALFAVLCGSASYIAVPAIQRLAIPEASPTLGLAASLGLTFSYNVTIGIPLYIMIATVISTAIPVQ